From a single Aspergillus puulaauensis MK2 DNA, chromosome 2, nearly complete sequence genomic region:
- a CDS encoding putative SNF2 family helicase/ATPase (COG:K;~EggNog:ENOG410PJEH;~InterPro:IPR027417,IPR000330,IPR038718,IPR001650, IPR014001,IPR001660,IPR013761;~PFAM:PF00176,PF07647,PF00271,PF04851;~go_function: GO:0005515 - protein binding [Evidence IEA];~go_function: GO:0005524 - ATP binding [Evidence IEA]) encodes MEFSNADPLDWTVDEVVNFLCRNPETPWSKSNSSAPRPNPASFENALRDNLITGEVLLQDVDKDVLKDDLGLKAVGHRGSIMRAIGFLQQCSPKFQTSKSEQNFVLPSPSPLQPLPHLHHTNAHSSPVQHSSPVPPTAPSTPSLHKLPTTAAVSGTRDAGNGPDSLHGAVENGPEINVLAGPREVPETSTSNHSRSHEKFVVDENGKKRRRLNLTTFVESQSDGVVSEISGDEKSKSWYMGPNALTLDRVFYSSDSGGDDQTFTLVPSKLPNAQRTFVNRRLSYFFQQLPIDLGSGHGFSHKAVIPYNPSMIKSTNDRFFTLYTAEKGVINTSKERINDWPQLSHQTRVNDEAQSSSELPKPSDPFSYLLQKYPAEEGSGDVFPIYGDSGSEGEFDEETWQEMEEEQSEPMPHKQKKLGLTEVESIIEDCVSAYEANWHESHLPKEQCKARKLWLVARRGNRVNQDTKSLARDIGLLAARLQRLQEEIRKNEYTTEAELRTQCQCLEHTVFNIQKQKFRVSVLEQEKCPPGVSAPPKPRNPPKSRTGDEESLDSESDFSEGDTFDDFIVDDVGTPKVPAAGNSPDTSSSSDGDDDIISVSGTRRRTRGRPPKVFGSSSPSISPSPPPAWPLHEKPEVIDLTMEEPDDDLRIETPPLNPVGSAKSHFHEAKLPRLSTSMSPPPSIGSLESSALPKTENDARSLGPKIDDIEGIMSLDWEFLEARKDRRRLLAKLVGGLADNERTKLATHIPEYQFSKLKPLVRRALKSLGSGRVDAPGMDSDENRLIMRTASFYVAWLNCIRLDVEGIPKKDVQKALNRLDSDGFDRYYDELIERLRNCRAWNQKTEATDPESDQEPHDTPHKKRKREVKESQSAKMTQASAQRRVAQQEKQKEKLEKRLESMGLANDNPSRQAVSFKDPIIYLNSHIGQRVKPHQLKGIQFMWRELIEDKDRQGCLLAHTMGLGKTMQVISLLTTIYEATASSDPKVSRQIPEALRRLQTLIICPSSLIENWQDEFHMWSPKIWPMVRRISTTDNLNARLQEISAWYDHGGILLISYNIFRDWIINNDTGKKGKPLSDPDHEMVKRCLLQGPNLIIADEAHKMKNASSATYMAAIQLRSTSRIALTGSPLANNLSDYYTMVNWIAEDYLGSSVEFKANYVEPIEQGLYADSTYTERRRSLMRLQVLKQILEPKINRADITVLAGDLPPKVEFVLTVPLTKLQKSAYDSYAAFVLQGRMEDIAQTQLWSWLAILGLCCKHPACFWEKLISRAQDATTKMSDGEQQPVPGDESIDKIGIPNLGALVAEQRDIFGQVADLKAVKLSARTEIVNRIIDESIKAGDKVLIFSQSLPTLNYLEHVLQASGRRYSRLDGQTPIATRQAAIKQFNRGSQQQVYLISTRAGGLGLNIPGANRVIIFDFSFSPTWEEQAIGRAYRLGQQKPVYVYRFLTGGTFEEIIHHKAIFKTQLSVRVVDKKNPIRFALKKPGDYLFPAKPVNQEDVSEYIGKDKLVLDKILREDQDRRIEDRLIRNITLTETFQREDNDKLTDEERRSVQEDFDDENLRRRDPAAYNKRIRERQMTLMQQQHYALSFNQFPISVAHGVYQPSDLQGTAYGGQHASRPGTAVYPAQGQSEVPNSAHNNGPPALVPDMIPYQPPKSTSESGAPSPFTKSPLIGDARENAHVHPTGPSSQQQMDSTTSRPAPVTTSIPRSATPQTHTQNTDARPRASSTPGSQERQKFGCGNQ; translated from the exons ATGGAATTTAGCAACGCAGACCCTCTTGACTGGACGGTCGATGAAGTAGTGAATTTCCTTTGCCGCAATCCCGAAACTCCGTGGTCCAAGTCCAACTCGAGCGCACCCCGACCGAATCCCGCTTCGTTCGAAAATGCACTACGCGATAACTTAATCACGGGAGAGGTGCTTTTACAAGATGTGGATAAGGACGTGTTGAAGGATGATCTAGGACTCAAAGCTGTTGGGCACCGGGGCTCGATAATGCGGGCTATTGGCTTTCTTCAGCAATGTTCGCCGAAATTTCAAACTTCAAAGTCTGAACAGAACTTTGTACTGCCCTCACCGTCCCCgctgcagccactgcccCACCTGCATCATACCAATGCCCACTCGTCCCCTGTCCAGCATTCAAGCCCAGTGCCACCGACTGCGCCCAGCACTCCTTCGCTACACAAGCTACCCACAACAGCTGCTGTTTCAGGTACTCGCGATGCTGGGAACGGACCAGATAGCCTACACGGAGCCGTCGAAAACGGCCCAGAGATCAATGTACTTGCTGGTCCTCGAGAGGTGCCTGAGACCTCGACATCGAATCACTCACGTTCTCATGAAAAATTTGTGGTTGACGAAAATGGCAAGAAAAGACGAAGGCTCAACTTAACCACTTTTGTGGAATCTCAGAGCGATGGTGTCGTTTCGGAAATCTCAGGTGATGAGAAATCAAAAAGCTGGTATATGGGTCCTAATGCTCTTACTCTGGACCGAGTTTTCTACTCCTCAGACTCGGGGGGAGATGACCAGACGTTCACATTAGTACCATCTAAATTACCAAATGCGCAACGCACCTTTGTAAACCGACGTCTCAGTTATTTCTTCCAACAATTACCCATCGACTTAGGTTCTGGCCACGGATTTTCACATAAGGCTGTTATTCCCTACAACCCTTCCATGATAAAGTCAACCAACGATAGATTTTTCACCCTATACACGGCAGAGAAGGGCGTGATTAACACCAGTAAGGAAAGAATCAATGATTGGCCCCAGTTATCGCACCAGACAAGAGTGAATGACGAAGCCCAGTCGTCAAGTGAATTGCCAAAACCCTCAGACCCGTTTTCATATTTGCTTCAAAAATACCCAGCTGAGGAGGGCTCTGGAGATGTATTTCCCATTTACGGAGACTCTGGTTCTGAAGGTGAATTTGACGAAGAGACCTGGcaagagatggaggaggaacaGAGCGAGCCTATGCCCCATaagcagaagaagcttggTCTCACCGAAGTGGAATCCATTATTGAAGATTGCGTCTCTGCATATGAGGCAAACTGGCACGAATCTCACTTGCCAAAGGAACAGTGCAAGGCGCGAAAACTTTGGTTGGTTGCGAGAAGGGGGAATCGTGTCAACCAGGATACCAAATCTTTAGCGAGAGATATTGGGTTGCTAGCAGCTCGCTTGCAGAGGCTCCAAGAGGAGATTCGCAAGAACGAATACACCACAGAAGCCGAGCTACGCACACAATGCCAGTGCCTGGAACACACTGTTTTCAATATCCAAAAACAGAAGTTCCGTGTTTCGGTGCTTGAACAAGAAAAGTGTCCCCCGGGAGTGTCTGCACCTCCCAAACCTCGAAACCCGCCAAAATCGAGGACCGGAGATGAGGAATCCCTTGATTCGGAGTCCGACTTTTCTGAGGGTGACACCTTCGATGACttcattgttgatgatgttggaACACCAAAAGTTCCTGCGGCTGGAAACTCTCCTGAcacgtcctcgtcgtccgatggcgacgacgatattATCAGTGTTTCCGGCACAAGACGCAGGACTCGGGGTCGACCACCTAAGGTCTTTGGATCAAGTAGCCCTTCtatttctccatctccccctccCGCCTGGCCTCTTCATGAGAAGCCCGAAGTCATCGATCTAACTATGGAGGAACCCGATGACGATCTGCGGATAGAGACTCCCCCTCTAAATCCTGTGGGATCCGCCAAATCACATTTTCATGAAGCTAAGCTGCCGAGACTCAGCACCTCTAtgtcaccaccacccagtATTGGCTCCCTGGAGAGTAGCGCTCTCCCGAAAACAGAAAATGACGCACGTTCTCTAGGGCCCAAAAtcgatgatattgagggaATCATGTCATTGGATTGGGAGTTTCTTGAAGCGCGTAAAGACCGCCGTCGATTATTGGCTAAACTTGTTGGTGGACTTGCCGATAACGAGCGGACCAAATTGGCAACGCATATCCCGGAATATCAATTCTCAAAGCTAAAGCCCCTGGTACGCAGAGCTCTTAAGTCTTTGGGCAGCGGCAGGGTAGATGCCCCAGGAATGGATTCTGATGAGAATCGTTTAATTATGAGAACAGCTTCATTTTATGTGGCATGGTTGAACTGCATTCGTTTGGATGTAGAAGGTATCCCAAAAAAGGACGTTCAGAAGGCTCTTAATCGTCTTGATTCCGACGGGTTTGACCGCTACTATGATGAACTCATTGAACGGTTACGGAACTGCCGCGCGTGGAATCAAAAGACAGAAGCTACTGACCCAGAATCTGATCAGGAGCCCCATGATACACCCCATAAAAAGCGAAAAAGGGAAGTCAAAGAAAGTCAGTCGGCAAAAATGACACAGGCGAGCGCTCAACGTCGTGTTGCACAGCAAGaaaagcagaaggagaaacTCGAAAAGCGGCTAGAAAGCATGGGCCTAGCCAATGATAATCCCAGCCGTCAGGCCGTCAGTTTTAAGGACCCTATTATTTACTTGAATTCCCACATTGGTCAACGCGTAAAACCACATCAACTCAAAGGCATCCAATTCATGTGGCGGGAGTTGATAGAGGATAAGGATCGACAAGGATGTCTATTGGCCCACACAATGGGACTAGGGAAAACAATGCAGGT CATATCGCTACTTACCACGATATATGAGGCCACTGCTTCCTCTGACCCAAAAGTCAGTCGCCAGATTCCGGAAGCTCTCCGTCGGCTGCAGACCTTGATTATTTGTCCGTCATCCCTGATTGAGAATTGGCAAGATGAGTTCCATATGTGGTCACCAAAGATCTGGCCTATGGTGAGAAGGATTTCAACTACGGACAATTTAAATGCACGCCTACAAGAAATATCCGCATGGTATGACCATGGCGGAATTCTCTTAATCAGCTACAATATTTTTCGAGACTGGATCATCAACAATGATACTGGTAAAAAGGGCAAACCTCTATCAGATCCTGACCATGAGATGGTTAAGCGTTGTCTTCTTCAAGGGCCCAATCTCATCATCGCTGACGAAGCCCACAAGATGAAAAATGCTTCCTCTGCAACCTATATGGCGGCAATACAACTCCGCTCTACGAGTCGTATTGCTCTGACGGGCTCCCCCCTTGCTAACAATCTTAGCGACTACTATACCATGGTCAACTGGATTGCAGAAGACTACCTTGGGAGCTCTGTCGAGTTCAAGGCCAACTACGTAGAGCCCATCGAGCAAGGTCTCTATGCCGACAGCACATACACCGAAAGGCGACGGTCTCTCATGAGGCTCCAGGTACTTAAACAGATCCTGGAGCCAAAGATCAACCGTGCAGACATAACAGTTCTTGCGGGAGATTTGCCGCCCAAGGTAGAATTTGTTCTGACTGTACCTTTGACTAAGCTACAGAAGTCAGCATACGATTCCTATGCAGCATTTGTGCTGCAAGGTCGAATGGAGGATATTGCACAGACCCAATTATGGTCATGGCTAGCCATTCTCGGGTTATGCTGCAAGCACCCCGCCTGCTTCTGGGAAAAGCTTATAAGTCGCGCACAAGATGCCACGACGAAGATGAGTGATGGCGAACAACAACCAGTTCCTGGCGATGAGTCTATCGACAAAATTGGAATACCAAACTTAGGGGCACTTGTGGCTGAACAGCGTGATATTTTTGGGCAAGTCGCTGATTTGAAAGCTGTAAAGCTTTCAGCTCGAACGGAGATTGTGAACAGGATCATCGACGAATCTATCAAAGCCGGTGATAAAGTTTTGATTTTCTCTCAAAGTTTGCCAACACTCAACTATCTTGAACATGTTTTGCAGGCCTCTGGCCGGCGCTACTCGCGTCTCGATGGACAGACACCAATTGCTACCAGACAAGCGGCCATAAAGCAGTTCAACCGGGGCTCCCAACAACAGGTCTACCTTATTTCAACTCGGGCAGGAGGGCTCGGTCTAAATATTCCAGGCGCCAACCGCGTTATTATCTTTGACTTCTCCTTCAGCCCGACCTGGGAAGAGCAGGCTATTGGGCGTGCATACCGTTTGGGGCAGCAAAAGCCAGTCTACGTATACCGATTTCTCACTGGGGGCACCTTTGAAGAGATTATACACCACAAAGCAATATTTAAGACCCAGCTCTCCGTCCGTGTTGTTGATAAGAAGAACCCCATACGTTTTGCTTTAAAGAAGCCTGGCGATTACCTGTTTCCTGCAAAGCCTGTTAACCAAGAAGATGTCTCTGAATACATTGGGAAAGACAAGCTGGTCTTGGACAAGATTTTGCGTGAAGACCAAGATAGAAGGATAGAAGACAGATTGATACGAAACATCACACTCACAGAGACATTCCAAAGGGAGGACAACGACAAACTGACCGacgaggagagaagaagcgtCCAGGAAGACTTTGATGACGAAAACCTTCGCCGAAGAGACCCCGCTGCTTACAACAAACGAATCCGCGAGAGACAAATGACATTGATGCAACAACAGCATTATGCGCTTTCATTCAATCAATTTCCGATTTCGGTGGCACATGGAGTCTATCAGCCTTCAGACCTACAAGGTACAGCTTATGGCGGCCAACATGCTTCACGACCGGGAACCGCTGTGTACCCAGCTCAAGGACAATCCGAAGTTCCAAACAGTGCGCATAACAATGGCCCTCCCGCTCTTGTTCCGGATATGATTCCTTATCAACCTCCAAAATCAACCTCCGAATCTGGTGCACCATCTCCCTTCACAAAAAGCCCGCTGATAGGAGATGCGAGAGAAAATGCACATGTCCATCCGACTGGGCCAtcctcccagcagcaaaTGGATTCGACAACAAGTCGCCCAGCACCGGTTACTACAAGCATTCCGCGTTCTGCAaccccccaaacccacacTCAAAATACAGATGCTCGTCCACGcgcatcttcaacacctggATCACAAGAACGGCAGAAATTTGGCTGCGGGAACCAGTGA
- a CDS encoding DEAD/DEAH box helicase (COG:L;~EggNog:ENOG410QDFR;~InterPro:IPR014905,IPR001841,IPR027417,IPR000330, IPR038718,IPR001650,IPR014001,IPR013083;~PFAM:PF13923,PF00176,PF13920,PF00097,PF13445, PF00271,PF13639,PF08797,PF11789;~go_function: GO:0003676 - nucleic acid binding [Evidence IEA];~go_function: GO:0005524 - ATP binding [Evidence IEA];~go_function: GO:0008270 - zinc ion binding [Evidence IEA];~go_function: GO:0016818 - hydrolase activity, acting on acid anhydrides, in phosphorus-containing anhydrides [Evidence IEA]) has translation MGAPQAKRPINQVDLTLDEVHEVAPAPPPKYPRVSGQRFGQDTTFVPLNHASQVSLDESEDDAEAAGLIQGSQVVDDSSDSTQWHYGDLHTKIVGVRYYRGQATIGEHVVLKREPHNQYDRNAIRVDNVMGAQVGHIPRNMAAKLASYLDNRLLTIEGILTGVIGAYDCPIVLKLYGPSEFDKREALKSKMAQDKLPLGQFRQAEREEKKSQKEREKAMKEAAKKARTGQLAGAANNLGYSLSQPPGEEIITEESLDELINQSSTFNPREIGQVAESFGLKESDLENMPMADSPASLSTTLLPYQRQGLAWMINKENPQLPKLGTDDVVQLWKRQGNKFTNIATNFSTTNPPPLASGGILADDMGLGKTIQVISLILSNSQPEAKESSKATLIVSPVGVMSNWRNQIQDHTNPDQAPRVLIYHGTGKKEAKNLNQYDVVVTSYGALAMEYRPGTKALPKEGLFSLQWRRIVLDEGHTIRNPRSKGALAACSLRADSRWTLTGTPIINTLKDLYSQVRFLGLTGGLEDLAVFNSVLIRPLMSDDPDARLLLQALMSTICLRRRKDMGFVNLRLPPLTSRVLRIKFHPHEQEKYEMFQSEAKGMLMDFKNKDKPNTTYSHLLEVILRLRQVCNHWALCKNRLDKLADILDKHKVIPLTPENVKALQDVLQIRIESQETCPICLDTLEQPVITACAHAFDRDCIEQVIDRQHKCPMCRAEIDDNSTLVAPAADMGENTDDVQADPDSPSSKIEGLVKILTAQGQAQGTKTVIFSQWTSFLNLVEPHLKQAGIDFARIDGKMNSLARDNSTYRFSTDPNCKVLLASLSVCSVGLNLVAANQAILADSWWAPAIEDQAVDRVYRLGQTRETTVWRLVMEDSIEDRVLAIQEQKRKLMLAAFREKASKKVDDRATRVADLEKLLT, from the exons ATGGGTGCTCCACAGGCAAAGCGGCCTATAAACCAGGTCGATCTTACACTTGACGAGGTTCATGAGGTTGCCccggcaccaccacccaaGTACCCCCGTGTCTCTGGGCAGCGCTTTGGCCAGGATACAACGTTCGTCCCTCTCAACCATGCATCACAGGTCTCCCTGGATGAAAGCGAAGATGACGCTGAAGCTGCGGGCCTAATACAAGGCAGCCAAGTGGTTGACGATTCCTCTGATTCTACGCAATGGCATTACGGAGATCTGCACACCAAGATTGTAGGTGTTCGCTACTACAGGGGCCAGGCCACTATTGGGGAGCATGTCGTTCTGAAGCGAGAGCCACACAATCAATACGATCGTAATGCTATCCGTGTTGATAATGTCATGGGTGCTCAAGTTGGTCATATTCCTAGAAACATGGCCGCCAAGCTAGCAAGTTATCTG GATAACCGACTGCTTACTATCGAGGGTATTCTAACCGGGGTCATTGGCGCGTACGACTGCCCAATTGTCCTGAAGTTGTACGGCCCGAGCGAATTTGACAAGCGAGAGGCGTTGAAAAGCAAAATGGCACAGGATAAGCTGCCACTCGGCCAATTCAGACAAGCCGAACGTGAAGAAAAAAAGTCTCAAAAGGAGCGGGAAAAAGCTATGAAAGAAGCTGCCAAGAAAGCTCGAACTGGGCAGCTGGCAGGAGCTGCAAATAATCTAGGCTACTCTCTTTCTCAACCACCTGGGGAGGAAATAATTACCGAGGAAAGTTTGGATGAGCTTATCAACCAAAGCAGTACATTCAATCCTCGAGAGATCGGCCAAGTGGCTGAGAGCTTTGGTTTGAAGGAATCAGACCTTGAAAACATGCCCATGGCCGACAGCCCGGCATCTCTCTCGACCACTCTCCTTCCATATCAACGTCAAGGCCTGGCGTGGATGATCAACAAGGAAAACCCGCAGTTACCCAAACTCGGCACTGACGACGTGGTGCAACTCTGGAAGAGACAGGGCAATAAATTCACCAATATTGCTACAAATTTCTCCACGACGAATCCGCCTCCACTTGCTAGCGGTGGCATCCTGGCTGACGATATGGGTTTGGGCAAGACGATTCAAGTTATTTCTCTCATTCTGTCAAACTCTCAACCAGAGGCCAAAGAATCCTCAAAGGCAACGTTGATTGTGTCTCCTGTTGGCGTGATGAGCAACTGGAGAAACCAAATCCAAGATCACACCAACCCCGATCAAGCTCCGCGTGTGCTAATCTACCATGGCACTGGAAAGAAGGAGGCCAAAAACCTAAACCAGTATGATGTGGTGGTGACAAGTTACGGAGCTTTGGCAATGGAATATCGCCCGGGCACCAAAGCTCTTCCCAAGGAGGGCTTATTTTCGTTGCAGTGGCGCCGTATTGTTCTCGATGAGGGACATACAATACGCAACCCACGGTCGAAAGGTGCATTGGCGGCTTGCTCTCTACGAGCTGACTCTCGCTGGACCTTGACAGGAAcgcccatcatcaacacccTCAAAGATCTTTACTCTCAGGTTCGTTTTCTTGGTCTTACCGGAGGCCTAGAGGATCTTGCTGTCTTCAACAGCGTTTTAATCCGGCCACTTATGTCTGACGATCCGGACGCTCGTTTGCTACTCCAAGCACTTATGAGCACTATCTGTCTACGCCGTAGGAAGGACATGGGCTTCGTGAATCTGCGTCTACCACCTCTTACCTCTCGGGTTTTGCGTATCAAATTTCATCCTCATGAGCAGGAAAAATACGAGATGTTCCA ATCGGAAGCCAAGGGCATGCTGATGGACTTCAAAAACAAAGACAAACCCAACACCACCTACTCCCACCTTCTCGAAgtcatcctccgcctccgccaagTCTGCAACCACTGGGCACTGTGCAAAAACCGCCTCGACAAACTCGCCGACATTCTGGATAAGCATAAAGTCATTCCCCTCACACCCGAAAACGTCAAAGCCCTTCAGGATGTACTCCAAATCCGAATCGAAAGTCAAGAAACATGCCCTATCTGCCTAGATACCCTAGAGCAGCCCGTGATCACCGCCTGCGCACACGCTTTCGACCGCGATTGTATCGAACAAGTTATCGACCGCCAGCACAAGTGTCCCATGTGTCGCGCTGAAATAGATGACAACTCCACCCTAGTAGCGCCGGCCGCCGATATGGGTGAGAACACAGACGACGTCCAAGCAGATCCAGACAGCCCTAGCAGTAAAATCGAAGGACTCGTCAAGATCCTAACAGCTCAAGGCCAGGCCCAGGGTACGAAAACTGTCATATTCAGCCAATGGACGTCCTTCTTGAACCTCGTCGAGCCGCACCTCAAACAAGCCGGCATAGACTTCGCCCGCATTGACGGAAAGATGAACTCGCTGGCCCGTGACAACTCCACATATCGATTCTCCACAGACCCCAACTGCAAAGTCCTCCTAGCTAGTCTGAGCGTCTGCAGTGTTGGTCTCAATCTAGTAGCTGCAAACCAAGCAATTCTCGCGGATAGCTGGTGGGCTCCTGCCATTGAAGACCAGGCCGTCGACCGCGTTTACCGACTTGGTCAGACGCGCGAGACGACTGTCTGGCGGCTTGTTATGGAGGACAGTATTGAGGATCGGGTGCTGGCCATCCAGGAGCAGAAGCGGAAGTTGATGCTTGCTGCGTTCCGCGAAAAGGCGAGCAAGAAGGTTGATGATCGAGCCACGCGTGTGGCGGATCTAGAGAAGCTCTTGACGTGA
- a CDS encoding wax synthase family protein (COG:S;~EggNog:ENOG410PP4Y;~InterPro:IPR032805;~PFAM:PF13813;~TransMembrane:8 (o32-50i57-75o87-106i218-237o274-293i371-392o398-415i436-453o)), translating into MVESIFARYERTVLDVYQRFDSLLENGDAKPLLLWHVLLAMVLPFCALLIPHQPRGWILRPVLSAIALSVSVETIRYRRALLGANGYMVGLIMVWWLVWSSTLLFFNDAERNFRRIERVQSHGTQDTGSQQNGHASNEAHKPSEALGESDTLVWQPYPRSFVHRLGWTLALVLTMRGPDFNFRISSLDPLPPQLKPKIVPLDDKWVCPQAKTRIRAAFIRFFVAYLAIDILKLTMIWDPYFMGIISAPPPFPLNHLSAVPGLIRLYHSLLSGTAVYFALQLVTALNPMFFLGLSTAFPNVFRAITATPLDAPWLYADQFGQLNAVLDEGLTGTWGKWWHQIFRFGFISTGKWILSFLPSALSSRRSARRTIITVVAFAISGAIHGFGSYTQLSDETRPIAETFLFFILQPVGMFTQDIWNRTVVAQLKRNGLPPPCWLCRIGNVAFVIAWLLFSGSRIADDFAKGGMWLTEPLPISPIRGLMGQGWNCWLTPWFERHDDGTFWGSGVRVI; encoded by the coding sequence ATGGTGGAGTCCATCTTCGCTCGCTACGAGCGCACCGTCCTCGATGTCTACCAGCGATTTGATTCGCTGTTAGAAAATGGAGATGCGAAGCCTTTGCTCTTATGGCATGTGTTACTTGCTATGGTTCTACCATTCTGTGCACTGCTGATTCCTCATCAGCCAAGAGGCTGGATCTTACGACCCGTTCTCTCCGCTATCGCCCTCAGTGTCAGCGTTGAGACCATTCGATATCGGCGTGCGCTTCTGGGGGCAAATGGATACATGGTTGGACTGATCATGGTATGGTGGCTCGTTTGGAGCTCTACACTCCTTTTCTTCAATGATGCCGAGCGAAACTTTCGACGGATTGAGCGAGTGCAATCCCATGGGACTCAAGACACTGGCAGCCAGCAAAATGGTCACGCAAGTAATGAAGCCCATAAACCAAGTGAAGCCCTGGGGGAATCGGACACTCTAGTGTGGCAGCCCTACCCTCGGTCGTTCGTTCACCGTCTTGGGTGGACACTCGCTCTGGTGTTGACCATGAGAGGTCCTGATTTCAACTTCAGAATTTCCTCCTTGGATCCATTGCCACCCCAGCTCAAGCCCAAGATTGTTCCGTTGGACGATAAATGGGTGTGTCCACAAGCTAAAACCCGTATACGGGCGGCTTTTATTCGCTTCTTTGTTGCCTACCTCGCTATAGATATCCTAAAACTTACAATGATATGGGACCCTTATTTTATGGGTATCATATCCGCACCACCGCCATTCCCACTCAACCACCTTTCAGCCGTCCCTGGTCTGATTCGGTTGTATCATTCCTTACTTTCTGGTACAGCCGTATACTTCGCTCTCCAGCTTGTCACTGCTCTTAACCCGATGTTCTTCCTTGGTCTATCGACTGCGTTCCCAAATGTATTCCGTGCAATAACTGCGACACCTTTAGATGCACCGTGGCTCTATGCCGACCAATTCGGACAGCTCAACGCAGTACTAGACGAAGGACTCACAGGCACATGGGGGAAATGGTGGCACCAGATCTTCAGGTTCGGATTCATATCAACCGGAAAATGGATACTCTCGTTTCTCCCATCAGCACTCTCGTCTCGTCGCAGCGCACGACGCACAATTATCACAGTCGTTGCTTTTGCAATCAGTGGGGCGATTCATGGCTTCGGGAGCTATACGCAGCTCAGCGATGAGACCCGTCCCATAGCCGAAACATTCCTCTTCTTTATCCTACAGCCCGTGGGGATGTTCACCCAAGACATATGGAACCGTACTGTGGTGGCGCAACTCAAACGCAATGGCCTTCCACCACCGTGCTGGCTGTGTCGAATTGGCAATGTTGCTTTTGTGATTGCTTGGCTTCTCTTCTCAGGAAGTCGCATTGCGGATGATTTTGCGAAAGGCGGGATGTGGTTGACGGAGCCATTGCCTATTAGTCCCATTCGAGGATTGATGGGCCAGGGGTGGAATTGTTGGCTGACCCCTTGGTTTGAGCGTCATGATGATGGAACGTTTTGGGGTAGTGGGGTGCGGGTTATATAG